CTCTGAGCAAGTCCCGTTCGCGCTGGGCTTATGTAAAGCAGTTGAACAAGCTATGGCTTGGCCTGGCCTGCATGGTGCTGGTCAGCCTGGCAGTGAGCGCGTTTATCTGGTGGCCTCGCTCGCCCTTGGACCTGGGCGTAGGCCATCGCCTGCTCACCTCCGGCGCCGTGGAAGCCTGGCGCAACGGTGACCTGGTGGTGCTGGTGCGTCACGAGGAACGTTGCGATCGCTCCACCAACCCATGCCTGGGCCCGGCAGATGGCCTGACGGTTATCGGTTCGCAAACGGCGACTGCCACCGGCAAAGCCTTCCAGACCCTGGGCATGGAAAATACCGACGTCATGAGCAGCCCCACCACCCGTACCGCACAGACGTCATTGTTCATGTTCGGCAAGGCCCAAT
This genomic window from Pseudomonas sp. Bout1 contains:
- a CDS encoding histidine phosphatase family protein, with translation MVNSVVDLTLSKSRSRWAYVKQLNKLWLGLACMVLVSLAVSAFIWWPRSPLDLGVGHRLLTSGAVEAWRNGDLVVLVRHEERCDRSTNPCLGPADGLTVIGSQTATATGKAFQTLGMENTDVMSSPTTRTAQTSLFMFGKAQLSPGPLAICGHAIAEEILPHKQPDRNLLVVTHSACISDFEQTLGYEHAAHAEYGSALFVKLLPNGKFKALGIMNSQDWAAALKQL